One genomic window of Medicago truncatula cultivar Jemalong A17 chromosome 1, MtrunA17r5.0-ANR, whole genome shotgun sequence includes the following:
- the LOC25484765 gene encoding metal tolerance protein 2 isoform X2, with protein sequence MGFRFNNLNPIYRTCITRLSFSKHLLPPPESPGFFQSEASFISPQNPAFKISHRWHFGHSHDHDHHHPPKHLKEGENIFKLGLAADIALATGKAFTGYLSGSTAIIADAAHSISDVVLSGIALLSFKVAKAPRDKEHPYGHGKFETLGALGISCMLLATGGGIAWHAVDILMGLSSAGPEMVNQAMAHAHSHGQGGHHHAIDMDHPILALNMTLVSIGVKEGLYWITKQAGERQGSGLMKANAWHHRADAISSVVALVGVGGSILGVKFLDPLAGLLVSIMILKAGAEAGYQSILELVDAAIPSQHLDPIKQTIMQVDGVEGCHRLRGRRAGSTLYLDVDPFSSVSSAHDIGENVRRQIHKSHPTVTEMFIHIDPAMSHVSPSTEDQQDSWSGDMDQNSLAPAGDSNIEGMVSDTISANFPQMSVERITRHMFQSKIVLQIEVSMPPDIPIRHAMEMAEKAEREILKATSTIIHVGIQLRLGRPFPYTSHD encoded by the exons atGGGATTTAGATTCAACAATCTGAATCCCATTTACAGAACATGCATCACACGCCTTTCCTTTTCAAAACACCTCCTTCCACCGCCGGAGTCACCGGGATTCTTTCAATCAGAAGCTTCTTTCATTTCCCCCCAAAACCCAGCATTCAAAATTTCTCACCGATGGCATTTCGGTCATTCTCACGatcatgatcatcatcatcctccaAAGCATCTTAAAGAAGGAGAGAATATTTTCAAGCTCGGTCTCGCCGCCGATATTGCTTTAGCCACCGGAAAAGCATTTACCGGTTACCTTTCCGGTAGTACTGCGATTATCGCCGATGCTGCCCATTCCATATCCGATGTG GTTCTTAGTGGCATAGCTTTGTTGTCTTTTAAAGTTGCAAAGGCTCCAAGAGATAAAGAACACCCATATG GACATGGTAAATTTGAGACTTTAGGAGCTCTTGGAATCTCTTGTATGCTTTTGGCTACCGGGGGTGGCATTGCATGGCATGCTGTAGATATTTTGATG GGATTGTCCTCAGCTGGCCCCGAAATGGTTAACCAAGCAATGGCACATGCACATAGCCACGGACAAGGTGGACACCACCATGCAATTGACATGGATCATCCCATACTTGCCTTGAATATGACTCTTGTGTCAATAGGTGTTAAAGAAGG ACTTTACTGGATAACAAAACAAGCTGGTGAAAGGCAAGGCAGTGGGTTGATGAAAGCAAATGCATGGCATCATCGTGCAGATGCAATTTCATCAGTTGTTGCTCTTGTTGGAGTTG GAGGTTCTATTCTTGGAGTGAAGTTTTTAGATCCCCTTGCTGGACTTCTTGTCTCGATCATGATTTTAAAAGCAGGAGCTGAGGCTGGTTACCAAAG TATCTTGGAGCTGGTGGATGCTGCAATCCCGTCACAACATTTGGATCCTATTAAACAAACAATAATGCAAGTTGATGGTGTCGAG GGATGCCATCGTTTAAGAGGAAGGAGAGCTGGTTCAACTCTGTATCTTGAT GTTGATCCCTTTTCTAGTGTTAGTTCTGCACATGACATTGGTGAAAATGTCCGGCGTCAAATTCACAAGTCCCACCCTACTGTGACTGAAATGTTTATCCACATAG ATCCTGCTATGTCACATGTTTCTCCCAGCACAGAAGATCAACAAGATAGTTGGAGTGGAGATATGGACCAGAACAGCCTAGCTCCAGCTGGAGATAGTAATATTGAAGGAATGGTTTCTGATACCATCTCAGCTAACTTTCCGCAG ATGTCAGTTGAGCGCATAACACGTCACATGTTTCAAAGCAAGATTGTTCTTCAAATTGAGGTCTCCATGCCTCCTGATATCCCAATtcg ACATGCAATGGAAATGGCAGAGAAAGCTGAAAGAGAGATTTTGAAGGCAACTTCAACTATAATTCATGTTGGTATCCAGCTACGTTTGGGACGACCATTTCCATATACTAGTCACGATTAG
- the LOC25484765 gene encoding metal tolerance protein 2 isoform X1 — MGFRFNNLNPIYRTCITRLSFSKHLLPPPESPGFFQSEASFISPQNPAFKISHRWHFGHSHDHDHHHPPKHLKEGENIFKLGLAADIALATGKAFTGYLSGSTAIIADAAHSISDVVLSGIALLSFKVAKAPRDKEHPYGHGKFETLGALGISCMLLATGGGIAWHAVDILMGLSSAGPEMVNQAMAHAHSHGQGGHHHAIDMDHPILALNMTLVSIGVKEGLYWITKQAGERQGSGLMKANAWHHRADAISSVVALVGVGGSILGVKFLDPLAGLLVSIMILKAGAEAGYQSILELVDAAIPSQHLDPIKQTIMQVDGVEGCHRLRGRRAGSTLYLDVNIEVDPFSSVSSAHDIGENVRRQIHKSHPTVTEMFIHIDPAMSHVSPSTEDQQDSWSGDMDQNSLAPAGDSNIEGMVSDTISANFPQMSVERITRHMFQSKIVLQIEVSMPPDIPIRHAMEMAEKAEREILKATSTIIHVGIQLRLGRPFPYTSHD, encoded by the exons atGGGATTTAGATTCAACAATCTGAATCCCATTTACAGAACATGCATCACACGCCTTTCCTTTTCAAAACACCTCCTTCCACCGCCGGAGTCACCGGGATTCTTTCAATCAGAAGCTTCTTTCATTTCCCCCCAAAACCCAGCATTCAAAATTTCTCACCGATGGCATTTCGGTCATTCTCACGatcatgatcatcatcatcctccaAAGCATCTTAAAGAAGGAGAGAATATTTTCAAGCTCGGTCTCGCCGCCGATATTGCTTTAGCCACCGGAAAAGCATTTACCGGTTACCTTTCCGGTAGTACTGCGATTATCGCCGATGCTGCCCATTCCATATCCGATGTG GTTCTTAGTGGCATAGCTTTGTTGTCTTTTAAAGTTGCAAAGGCTCCAAGAGATAAAGAACACCCATATG GACATGGTAAATTTGAGACTTTAGGAGCTCTTGGAATCTCTTGTATGCTTTTGGCTACCGGGGGTGGCATTGCATGGCATGCTGTAGATATTTTGATG GGATTGTCCTCAGCTGGCCCCGAAATGGTTAACCAAGCAATGGCACATGCACATAGCCACGGACAAGGTGGACACCACCATGCAATTGACATGGATCATCCCATACTTGCCTTGAATATGACTCTTGTGTCAATAGGTGTTAAAGAAGG ACTTTACTGGATAACAAAACAAGCTGGTGAAAGGCAAGGCAGTGGGTTGATGAAAGCAAATGCATGGCATCATCGTGCAGATGCAATTTCATCAGTTGTTGCTCTTGTTGGAGTTG GAGGTTCTATTCTTGGAGTGAAGTTTTTAGATCCCCTTGCTGGACTTCTTGTCTCGATCATGATTTTAAAAGCAGGAGCTGAGGCTGGTTACCAAAG TATCTTGGAGCTGGTGGATGCTGCAATCCCGTCACAACATTTGGATCCTATTAAACAAACAATAATGCAAGTTGATGGTGTCGAG GGATGCCATCGTTTAAGAGGAAGGAGAGCTGGTTCAACTCTGTATCTTGATGTAAATATTGAG GTTGATCCCTTTTCTAGTGTTAGTTCTGCACATGACATTGGTGAAAATGTCCGGCGTCAAATTCACAAGTCCCACCCTACTGTGACTGAAATGTTTATCCACATAG ATCCTGCTATGTCACATGTTTCTCCCAGCACAGAAGATCAACAAGATAGTTGGAGTGGAGATATGGACCAGAACAGCCTAGCTCCAGCTGGAGATAGTAATATTGAAGGAATGGTTTCTGATACCATCTCAGCTAACTTTCCGCAG ATGTCAGTTGAGCGCATAACACGTCACATGTTTCAAAGCAAGATTGTTCTTCAAATTGAGGTCTCCATGCCTCCTGATATCCCAATtcg ACATGCAATGGAAATGGCAGAGAAAGCTGAAAGAGAGATTTTGAAGGCAACTTCAACTATAATTCATGTTGGTATCCAGCTACGTTTGGGACGACCATTTCCATATACTAGTCACGATTAG